In one window of Thunnus thynnus chromosome 23, fThuThy2.1, whole genome shotgun sequence DNA:
- the fam3c gene encoding protein FAM3C produces MVRAGGILKLAALIFAFLLAVFLAFQLLEINMDFKLSNVIGKSLPEDEGSTKPVRHKCGLSKACPVGHFAFKMTSGAASVVGPRICLEDKLLMSGVKNNVGRGINIALVNGRTGELNRTQFFDMWAGEVAPLIKFLNEIEDGTVVMMASFDDPSTKLNDEARKLIADLGSTAISNLGFRDNWIFVGGKGIKTKSPFEQHIKNSADTNKFEGWPEVLEMEGCVPQRQD; encoded by the exons ATGGTCAGGGCTGGCG GTATATTGAAGTTGGCAGCGCTCATCTTTGCATTCCTCCTAGCTGTCTTTCTGGCTTTTCAACTGCTGGAGATAAATATGGATTTTAAACTGAGCAATGTGATTG GAAAATCTTTGCCAGAGGATGAAGGCT CAACTAAGCCAGTCAGGCACAAGTGTGGGCTTTCCAAGGCATGTCCTGTTGGACACTTTGCCTTCAAAATGACGAGTGGAGCAGCCAGCGTAGTGGGGCCCAGAATCTGCCTGGAGGACAAATT ATTAATGAGCGGTGTGAAGAACAATGTGGGGAGAGGAATCAACATCGCCCTGGTTAATG GAAGAACGGGGGAACTTAACAGGACACAATTCTTTGATATGTGGGCAGGAG AGGTTGCTCCCTTAATTAAATTCCTGAATGAAATTGAAGATGGGACAGTCGTGATGATGGCCTCATTCGATGATCCCTCAACAAA ACTCAATGATGAAGCCAGGAAGCTAATTGCTGATTTGGGTAGCACAGCTATCAGCAATTTGGGTTTCCGGGATAACTGGATCTTTGTTGGAGGAAAAGGCATCAAGACCAAGAGTCCATTTGAGCAG CATATAAAGAACAGCGCAGATACCAACAAATTTGAGGGATGGCCCGAGGTTCTGGAGATGGAAGGCTGCGTGCCCCAGAGGCAGGACTGA
- the si:dkey-159a18.1 gene encoding sortilin yields the protein MIWRLVVLSGMCILLYCSVAWGRDGRSRRGRTVTFRRTQQDESQGQVRTRSRRDASTSSGAFKPSHGHPFTSCRLSLTPAEHKVLDDNTHETGFNGDDGSYVILTWVGDGTGVVLVLSTISAPIESFYDGGSSRLYRSTDYGKSFHDISHRINNTFIREEFGVSVGPGSSVILTADIPVVDHPGGIIFTSTDAGATFKFIQLPFHLAQPITYHFLNPDYLVALSIDGSLWLSLDFGAKWTKVHDGVHSFSWGSGIDLFFSCSQVDTVEAEERGDLQLKRTKDLGKTFTIIHEDIYSFGYIGAFLFFSVMEDTRSPRVMYFSSDQGDTFSKALLPSASTEQFYSILDGDEDMLFMHVDNPGDTFFGTMYTSDDRGILFSKSLERHLFDGQRKSDFTNITSLRGVYLTNKLDEDGRIRSVISFNRGGTWSQLNKPENVECGEKVKNCNLHIHGEHSRNNRIVPMLPLSEPTAIGLVIAHGTVGDSLSSSQNPDVFVSSDGGYNWRGTLRGPHHYSILDSGGLIVAVEAQREGQVKTIKFSTDEGQCWKFYNFTEQPFFFAGLDSEPGTKAMNVSVWGFRPEEDGQPMWVAVTIDFQSLITRECNDEDYEEWLAHSTDRGDSERDGCVLGVKETYRRLKKQSVCRNGRGHVVRKKQNPCLCTREDYLCDYDYYRHVNTSECVRQPSSANKTLEICLNGEEDELLTTGYRKVPSDRCEGGFTPQMAEQTVIRPCGVKPSPGPPARSRSPVTHFDTPRERLVLILVCTGAGVIVLVAIISAILAVRRVVYRDRTPVYRFSNLQIQDDDNCITADLESATSSNGTACQQDSDDDLIG from the exons ATGATCTGGAGACTTGTGGTCCTCAGTGGGATGTGCATCCTTCTTTATTGTTCTGTAGCATGGGGCAGAGATGGAAGAAGCCGCAGGGGGAGGACGGTGACTTTCCGCCGCACTCAGCAGGATGAGAGCCAGGGCCAAGTGCGCACACGTTCCAGGAGGGACGCCAGCACCTCCTCAGGCGCCTTTAAACCTTCTCACGGTCATCCTTTCACCTCCTGCCGGCTCTCCCTGACCCCAGCCGAGCACAAGGTTCTGGATGACAATACACATGAG ACAGGTTTTAATGGTGATGATGGCTCCTATGTAATTCTCACATGGGTGGGCGATGGTACAGGA GTAGTCCTGGTGCTGTCAACAATTAGTGCTCCGATTGAATCTTTCTACGATGGAGGCTCGTCACGACTTTACCGAAG TACGGATTATGGAAAGTCCTTCCATGACATCTCCCACCGCATCAATAACACCTTCATAAGGGAGGAGTTTGGAGTCAGCGTGGGACCAGGGAGCTCT GTGATATTGACAGCTGACATACCAGTGGTTGACCATCCAGGAGGGATCATTTTCACCTCCACGGATGCCGGTGCGACCTTTAAATTTATCCAGCTGCCCTTCCACCTGGCTCAACCAATCACGTACCACTTCCTCAACCCTGATTACCTTGTGGCCCTCAGCATTGAT GGCAGTCTGTGGCTTTCTCTGGACTTTGGTGCTAAGTGGACAAAAGTTCATGACGGAGTGCATTCTTTCTCCTG GGGGAGTGGCATTGATTTGTTCTTCAGCTGCAGTCAAGTAGACACAG ttgaagcagaggagaggggagatTTACAGCTGAAGAGGACAAAGGATTTGGGTAAGACCTTCACCATAATCCACGAGGACATCTACAGTTTTGGCTACATCGGagcctttctcttcttctctgtgatgGAAGATACG AGATCCCCCCGTGTCATGTATTTCTCATCAGACCAAGGTGACACCTTCAGTAAAGCACTGCTCCCTTCTGCCTCCACTGAGCAG ttttACTCCATCCTGGATGGAGATGAGGATATGCTCTTCATGCATGTGGACAATCCAGGAG ACACCTTCTTTGGAACCATGTACACGTCAGATGACCGTGGTATCTTGTTCTCCAAATCACTGGAGCGCCACCTGTTTGATGGACAGAGGAAGAGCGATTTCACCAACATTACTTCACTGAGAGGAGTCTACCTCACTAACAAACTAGATGAGG ATGGCCGTATAAGATCTGTGATTTCCTTCAATAGAGGAGGAACGTGGAGTCAACTTAACAAACCTGAGAATGTGGAGTGTGGAGAGaaagtaaaaaat TGCAACCTTCATATTCACGGGGAACACAGTCGCAACAACCGAATCGTTCCCATGCTTCCTCTGTCTGAGCCAACTGCTATCGGTCTGGTTATCGCTCATG gtaCTGTGGGTGATTCTCTGTCATCGTCACAGAATccagatgtgtttgtttcctcAGACGGGGGTTATAACTGGAGGGGGACATTGAGGGGTCCTCACCACTACAGCATATTGGACTCTGGAGGTCTCATTGTGGCTGTGGAGGCCCAGCGTGAAGGACAAGTCAAGACTATAAA GTTTTCCACAGATGAGGGCCAATGCTGGAAGTTCTACAACTTTACTGAACAGCCCTTCTTCTTTGCAGGCCTGGATTCTGAACCGGGCACCAAGGCCATGAATGTCAGTGTGTGGGGCTTCCGGCCCGAGGAAGATGGCCAGCCCATGTGGGTGGCTGTCACCATTGACTTCCAGAGCCTTATTACCAGAGAGT GTAATGACGAGGACTATGAAGAGTGGTTGGCTCACTCAACGGACAGAGGAGActcagagagagatggatgtgTCCTGGGTGTCAAGGAGACTTACAGGAGGCTAAAGAAACAATCCGTATGCAGAAATGGTCGAGGCCATGTGGTGAGGAAGAAGCAAAACCCCTGCCTGTGCACCAGAGAAGATTATTTATG TGACTATGATTATTATCGTCACGTGAACACTTCAGAGTGTGTGAGACAACCCAGCTCTGCAAATAAAACCTTGGAGATCTGTCTGAACGGAGAGGAAGATGAGCTCCTGACAACAGG GTACCGTAAGGTCCCGAGCGATAGGTGTGAGGGGGGATTCACTCCTCAGATGGCAGAACAGACAGTCATCAGACCCTGTGGTGTTAAACCCAGCCCTGGTCCACCTGCCAGATCCAGGTCTCCAGTCACACACTTTGACACACCG CGAGAGAGGCTGGTGTTGATACTGGTGTGTACAGGGGCAGGAGTGATCGTCCTGGTAGCTATCATTTCCGCCATCCTTGCTGTCAGGAGAGTGGTTTATAGAGACAG GACACCAGTGTATCGTTTCTCCAACCTCCAGATTCAAGATGACGACAACTGCATCACAGCTGATCTTGAAAGCGCAACCAGCAGCAATGGCACGGCATGTCAGCAGGACTCAGATGAT GATCTTATTGGATGA